The stretch of DNA TGCCGCAATAATCTTAATCATACCGCAATCTCAAATTTAATAGTTGGATGACTTACGTAGTTTATGACTTGTGAATTTTGATACGACCAATCAAAAATAGAAGAAAATGGTTCAGTAATAATTTGAGGAAGCGGATAAAGTAATGGATTGCGTTCAAGCTGCAGGCGTGCACCATCGATATGATTGACATAAATATGCACATCAGCCAAAAAGCCAATCAATTTACCTTCTTTCAAGCCCACTTCTTTTGCAAGCAGGTGAAGGAGCAAGGCGTAGCTTGCAATATTAAATGGCAAGCCAAGCATGACATCAACGGAGCGCTGGTTCCATAATAAATTGAGATAACCATTGCTAACCGTTACCTGAAAAGCATAATGGCATGGAGGCAACGCCATCTCAGATAAGTCCATTGGATTCCACGCTGAAACAATCATTCGACGATCAAGCGGATTAGTTTTGAGCGTCTGCACAAGTGCTTTCAGCTGATCACAACCTTGATTGGTGTAATCGGCATCAAAAGAACTATACTGGGCCCCAAAGTGCCGCCACTGAAAACCATAGATTGCGCCCAAATCTTGCTCTTCAAGCAT from Candidatus Dependentiae bacterium encodes:
- the thyA gene encoding thymidylate synthase; the encoded protein is MKAYLDIVRHILEHGVLKKNRTATDAIAVVGRMFEHDMADGFPLLTTKKVPFRLVASELEFFIKGITNKRWLQEQNNHIWDEWAYPKKAPYGHSEQAKKQMLEEQDLGAIYGFQWRHFGAQYSSFDADYTNQGCDQLKALVQTLKTNPLDRRMIVSAWNPMDLSEMALPPCHYAFQVTVSNGYLNLLWNQRSVDVMLGLPFNIASYALLLHLLAKEVGLKEGKLIGFLADVHIYVNHIDGARLQLERNPLLYPLPQIITEPFSSIFDWSYQNSQVINYVSHPTIKFEIAV